The DNA region GTCACCGGCACCGCCCGGGTTGACCGCGACGTTGACCGCCTGCTGCGGCGGATCGCCCCCGGCGACATCGTCGTCATCGACGCCCAGGATCTGGATCGGATCACCGCCGACGCGCTCGTGGAAGCCGACGTCGCCGCAGTGGTCAACGCCTCGACATCGATCTCGGGGCGCTATCCCAACCTCGGGCCCGAGGTGCTGGTTGCCAACGGCATCATGTTGGTCGATGACACCGGCCCCGAGGTCTTCAAGAAGGTCAAGGACGGCGCCCGTGTCCGGATCAACGAGGGCGGCGTGTACTCCGGTGACCGCCGACTGATCCTCGGCACCGAGCGCACCGACGCCGAGATCCACGAGTTGATGCAGGAGGCCAAGGGCGGGCTGGTCGCGCACCTGGAAGCATTCGCCGGCAACACCATCGAGTTCATCCGCAGCGAGAGCCCGCTGCTGATCGACGGAATCGGCATCCCCGACATCGACGTCGACATGAACCGACGTCACGTCGTCATCGTGGCCGAAGAGTCGCACGCCGCGGCCGACCTGAAGGCGCTCAAGCCGTTCATCAAGGAGTATCAGCCGGTTCTGGTGGGAGTCGGCTCCGGCGCCGACATCCTGCGCAAGGCCGGCTACCGGCCCGCGCTGATCGTCGGGGACCCCGACAAGATCAGCACCGAGGTACTGCGCTGCGGGGCCCAGGTCGTGCTGCCCGCCGACGCCGACGGACACGCTGCGGGGCTCGAACGCATCCAAGACCTCGGGGTCGGGGCGATGACCTTCCCGGCCGCCGGTTCGGCCGCCGACCTGGCGCTGCTGCTGTGCGACCACCACGGCGCGTCGCTGATCGTCACCGTGGGCCACACCGCGAGCATCGAGGAGTTCTTCGACCGCACCCGCCAGCGCAGCAA from Mycobacterium sp. DL includes:
- the steA gene encoding putative cytokinetic ring protein SteA; translated protein: MKMSALLSRNASSRPGVTGTARVDRDVDRLLRRIAPGDIVVIDAQDLDRITADALVEADVAAVVNASTSISGRYPNLGPEVLVANGIMLVDDTGPEVFKKVKDGARVRINEGGVYSGDRRLILGTERTDAEIHELMQEAKGGLVAHLEAFAGNTIEFIRSESPLLIDGIGIPDIDVDMNRRHVVIVAEESHAAADLKALKPFIKEYQPVLVGVGSGADILRKAGYRPALIVGDPDKISTEVLRCGAQVVLPADADGHAAGLERIQDLGVGAMTFPAAGSAADLALLLCDHHGASLIVTVGHTASIEEFFDRTRQRSNPSTFLTRLKVGEKLVDAKAVATLYRSRVSGGAIALLVLAMLIAVIAALWVSRADAAVLEWVANYWNQFTLWIQGLVA